CACCCGCCGCATAGGCCGTCAGCAGCAGCGTGGTTTGCAGGCTGGCGCCATGAAGCGCAGCACCGGTCAGGACCAGCCCGAGGATCGGCCCGGCGCATGGCGTCCACAGCAGACCGGTGGCGACACCCAGCAGAAGCGATCCGGCGACACCGGCCCGACCGGACAGCCGGTTGCCGGCGGCGACCAGCGGTCGGCTGAGCACCGCCGCGGCGCGGGGCGACAGGAGCGTCCATCCGAACACCGCCATCAGCGCGATGGCGGCGGCCCGCCCGGCGCCATTCGCCTCCACCGCCCAACCTCCACCGACGGCGGACAGCGTGGCGACCCCGGCGAAGCTGACCACCATGCCGAACAGCATCGGCAGGACGCTGCGGAACAGCGGCTGCCCCGTCCGGGAAAAGACGAAGGGCACGACCGGCAGGATGCAGGGGCTGACGATGGTCAGGGCGCCCGCCAGGAAGGAGACGAGAAGGAGGATCATGACTGAACCTTTCGAGGGCCGGGTGCGGCTTCGCGCCCGCCCCGAAGATCATTGGAAGATCACTGCGAGACCGCCTCGGCCGCCTCGACGATCAGGGCGGCGACGGCCTCGGGCTTGGCGGCGTAGACGGCGTGGCTGGCCTCGACCGACCGGACATGGCTGCCGGCCCGGCGGGCCATCTCCAGTTCCAGCTCCGGGTTGATCGACCGGTCGGCGGTCGCCACCAGCGCCCAACTCGGTTTGGATTTCCATGCCGGTTCGCCGGCCGGCACCGTGAAGGCGTCCTTCGCCGCGAACACCTGAGAATGGGCGAGGAAGGCCGCATCCGCCGCCGGAAGGTCCGCGGCGAAGGCACCGGCGAAAGCCGGCGGGTCGAGATAGAGGTAGCCGTCGGCGGTGGCCTTGACGGCCCCCGGCTCAGCACCCGACACCGGCTTGCTCTCGGCCAGTTTGGCGAGGCTCTCGCCCTTGTCGGGTTCGAAAGCGGCGACATAGACCAGGGCCGCGACATGGCTGTCGTTCCCGGCCTCGCTGATCACCATACCGCCATAGCTGTGGCCGACCAGGACGGCCGGGCCCGTCTGAAGGGAGAGGACGCGGCGGGTGGCCGCGACATCGTCGCCAAGCGAGGTCAGCGGCTGCTGGACGATCGACACGGCATAGCCCTTGGCGGTCAGGATGTCGGACACCTTGCGCCAGCCTGAGCCGTCGGCGAAAGCGCCATGCACGATGACCACGGACTTCACCGGGGCGGCGGCGGCCGGCGACCAGGGAGCGGCCAGCGACAAAGCCAGACCGAACAGGGCAGGCGGAAACTTGCACCGGAGCATGGAGGTATCTCCTCATGTAATTTGCGTCATAATGATTATTTTGATAAATACATTGACGGAAGGCGGTCTGTCCAGACGGAACGATGCGGATGCCGGCATGCGGCGGGGGGATTTTTGTACCGGTAGGTATCAGCCGACGGGGCGGATACAGACCGACACAAACCGCCGGACGCGGGCAGGACCCCACCCGTCTTAGGACCGCCGAACAGCAGCGGGGTTCGACCGAATGGATCACATCGACCACGTCCTGATCGTCGATGACGACCGCGACATCCGGGAGTTGGTGTCCGGATATTTGAAAAGGAACGGCCTGCGCGTGACCCTCGCCGCGGACGGACGGCAGATGCGGTCGTTCCTGGAGCGCGACCGGGTGGACCTCATCGTGCTCGACATCATGATGCCGGGGGATGACGGGCTGGTTCTGTGCCGGGAGCTTCGTGCCGGCCGGCATGCCACGACACCAGTTCTGATGCTGACCGCGCGCAACGACGAGATGGACCGGATCCTCGGCCTGGAGATGGGGGCCGATGATTATCTGGCGAAGCCGTTCGCCGCACGCGAGCTGCTGGCACGCATCAAGGCGATCCTGCGCCGGGCGCGCATGCTGCCGCCCAACCTCCAGATCAGCGAGGCCGGACAGTTGCTGAGCTTCGGCACGTGGCAACTCGACACCGTCGCCCGCCATCTGCTCGACCAGGACGGCACGGCCGTTGCACTGAGTGGCGCGGAATACCGGCTGCTGCGCGTCTTCCTCGACCACCCACAACGGGTCCTGTCGCGCGACCAGCTCCTCAACCTGACGCAGGGGCGCGAAGCGGAACTGTTCGAGCGGTCGATCGACCTGCTGGTCAGCCGGCTTCGGCAGCGGCTGCGCGACGATGCGCGCGAGCCCAGCCACATCAAGACGGTGCGCAACGAAGGCTACGTCCTGGCGATGCCGGTGGAGATCATGAGGGCACGGTCATGAAGGGCGCGATCCGCCGGTTCCACCGCTTCCTGCATCCGCCCCGCACCTTGCGCTGGCGACTGTTCCTCATCCTCCTGACCGGGCTTGTTCTGGCGCACGGACTGTCCTTCGGCGCGCTGCTCCTGGAGCGCACCAGTGCCGCCAAGGCGATGATGCTCGGCACGCTGGAGCAGGATGTGGCGACCTCGGTCGCCCTGCTTGACCGCCTGCCGCCGGAGGAGCGCGGCCGCTGGCTGGCGGTGCTGGAGCGGCGCACCTATCGTTACGAACTTGGCCCCGGCCTGCCGGGTGTGCCGGACCTTGGCAGCCGTGGTGCGGAGATCGCCCGCGCCATCAACGGCGGTGTCGGCCCCGGCTTCCCGGTGGCGGTCGAGACCATTCCGGGCGACCGCCCGCATCTCCAGGCCCATGTCACTCTTCGCGACGGCTCGCCGGTGACAATCGATGTGACACCGGCGCTCATACCGCTCGCCGCCTGGCTCCCCCTCCTGCTGGCCGGCCAGCTCATGTTGCTGGTCCTCTGCACCTGGCTTGCCGTGCGGCAGGCGATCCGGCCGCTGGCGCGCTTCGCCAAGGCTGCCGAGACGCTCGATCCCGGCGGGAAGTCGGCGCGGCTGGAGGAGGACGGCCCAAGCGAGGTCGCCCATGCCGCGACCGCCTTCAACGCCATGCGGGACAGGATCGCCCATTACCTGGAGGAGCGCGTGCGGATCCTCGCCGCCATCTCCCACGACCTGCAGACGCCGATCACCCGCATGACGCTGCGGGTCGAGATGGCGGAGGACAGCCCGGAGAAGGAGCGGCTGCTCCGGGATTTGTCGCAGATCGAACGGCTGGTGCGCGAAGGGGTGGCCTATGCGCGTAGCGCCCATGGCGATGTCGAGACGCCGGCCCGCATCGATGTCGGATCCTTCGTCGAAAGCCTCGCCTTCGACTATCAGGACATGGACAAGCCAGTGACCGTCCGCGGGCTCTCCGGCGCGGTCCTGACCACCCGACCGCACGCGCTGCGCCGCATTCTGACCAACCTGATCGACAATGCCCTGAAATTCGCCGGAGAGGCCGAGATCACGGTGACCCGGGACGGCACCGGCCGGATCGGCATCGCCGTCCGCGACACCGGTCCCGGCATTCCCGAGCATCAGCTCACCGCCGTCCTCCAGCCCTTCTACCGGCTCGAACAGTCCCGCAACCGTGACTCCGGAGGAACCGGACTGGGGCTGGCCATCGCCCACCAGCTGGCGCTGGCGATCGGCGGGTCGCTGACGCTGCGGAACCGGCGCACCGGCGGCCTTTGTGCCGAGGTGACGCTCGGCTGACGGGGGGCTAACCGTTTCCGAAGGCAGTGGTGAAGACCGCCCAGCGCTCCTCGAACAGCCGCAAGAGGGACGGCACCTCCACCACTGCGTCTTCGCCGAGCCGCAGCCGGTTGTTGACGCCCTCCAGCAGGTCGACCAGGATCCCGCAGACCGAACCCGGATCGCCGGGTCGCAATTCACCCGCCGCTTGCGCAGTCGAAACGAGCCCGACCAGCGGTTCCAGGGCATCGCGTGACCAGGATGCCAACCGCTCCCGGAAAACCGGCGAGACCGCAGCCTCGGCGCTGACGGAGAGATAGAAGGCGGCGTAGTCGCGCGACGACCCGATCTCGACATAACGGAACGCGGCGCGGCGCAACGCGTCGAGCGCCCCCTCTCCCTCCTTGCCAGCGGCGGCAGACAGCAGGGCATCGCGGAACCGCCCGACGTCACGTCCGACCACGGCTTCAAGAAGGGCGGCTTTGTTGGGGTAACGGCGATAAAGCGTGTGCTTGGACACACCGAGTTCGGCCGCAATCTCTTCCAAACCGCTGTTGGCGACGCCTTTGCGACAGAAGACGGCCCTGGCGCCATCAAGGATGCGCGCATCGATGGCCGCAGCCTGCTCCCTGGTCGGCCTTCCTCCTGGCTTGCGTCCGCCGGTGTCCACGTTCACATCCCTTCAGCTCTCCATCCGCCAGCAAAACAGCACAGGTCCGTTGCGTTTTCCATCGCCATCTGGTATCAGCACGGCTGCGTGCCGATATCCTGACTCCAACAAGGGGCGACGCATGGCATCAATCTCCCTATCCCGGATCAGTTGGGCCACGCCCGACGGGCACAGCGTCCTGACCGGTGTCGAGCTGAATTTCGGGCAAGAGCGCACCGGCCTCATCGGACGGAACGGTGTCGGCAAATCGACCCTCCTGAAACTCATCACGGGAGAACTTCAGCCGCTCGCCGGCACCGTCCGGGTCACCGGCACGCTCGGCCTGCTGAAACAGACGGTCCGACCCGGCGAACGGGAAACGGTGGCTGCTCTGTTCGGCGTGACCGGGGCGCTCGCCCTCCTGCGCCGCGCCGAGGCTGGGGCCGCAAGCGTGGAGGAACTGGCGGACGCCGACTGGACGCTGGCAGAGCGCATCGCCGCCGCCCTGGCCCGCGTCGGGCTTGATGCCGGTCCCGAGACCCGGCTGACGGAACTCTCTGGCGGCCAGCGGACCCGCGCCAGCCTCGCTGCGGCGATCTTCGCCGCACCGGATTTCCTGCTGCTCGACGAGCCAACCAACAACCTCGACCGCTCCGGCCGCGAGGCGGTGATTGCCCTCCTCGCCGGCTGGCGGACCGGAGCGATCGTGGTCAGCCATGACCGCGAGCTACTCGACCGGATGGACGCCATCGTCGAACTGACCTCGCTGGGTGCCGCCCGTTATGGCGGCAACTGGACGCGCTATCGCGAGCGCAAGGCGACGGAACTGGAAGCCGCTCAACAGGATCTGGCCCACGCGGAAAAGCAGGCGGCCGAGGTCCGGCGCAAAGCGCAACGCGCGGCGGAACGGCAAGACCGGCGCGATGCGGCCGGGTCACGGAAGGCGGCGCAAGGCGACATGCCCCGCATCCTGCTGGGCGGACGCAAGAGCAATGCCGAGGCAAGCCGGGGTGCCGGCGCCAAACTGGCCGACCGCCAGCGGGCGGAGGCCCAGGCCGCACTCGCCTCGGCGCGGTCCCGCATCGAGATCATGCAGGACCTCTCGGTTGCGCTGCCGCCCACCGGCGTTCCGGCCAACAGGACCGTCCTGCGGCTGGACGGTGTCACCACCGGCCACGACCCAGAGAATCCGATCATCCGCGATCTGTCCTTCACCATGGAGGGGCCGGAACGGGTCGCCATCGTCGGACCGAACGGTTCGGGCAAGACGACGCTGGTGACGCTGATCGCCGGCGGGATCGGGCCGATGCGGGGGACGGTTTCGGTCGCCGTCGACTTCGCCATGCTGGACCAGCGCGTCGGCATCCTCGATCCCGATGCGTCGATCCTTGACAACTTCCGGCGCCTCAATCCCGGCGCAACCGACAATGCCTGCCGGGCGGCACTCGCACGCTTCCTGTTCCGGGCGGACGCGGCCCTGCAACAGGTGAGAACGCTGAGCGGCGGCCAGATGCTGCGCGCCGGCCTCGCCTGCGCGCTGGGCGGGCCGCGGCCACCGGCGCTGCTGATCCTGGACGAGCCGACCAACCACTTGGACGTTGACTCTGTCGAAGCCATGGAGGCGGGACTGAGATCCTACGACGGCGCCATCCTGCTGGTCAGCCATGACGAGACCTTCATGGCCAACATCGGCATCGAACGGCGGTTGAGACTCGGCTCAGCGGAAGGCGACGGCCCATAGCCTCTGCCGGCATGACCGATCCGCGACAGGGTCGGGACGTTCACCTCCATCGGGACTTTGTATCCCACTGTATCCGATGGGCCGAACGGTACAGACGCTTTCACCATGCCCCATGGCCGGACATGCGGGGGATACATCGGCATCTCATGTTGCGGCCACGAATGAACGCATCTCGGGAGAGATAGATGGCACGGAAACTGGAGACGGAAACCGCCGGCACGGCCCTGGTCGACCACGGGCGGCGGCGCTTCATCGGCACGGCAACCCTTGCAGCGGCGGCGGCCGGCCTCGGACTGGGGATGGGGCGGGCGCAGGCAGCGGAACCACCCGCGGCCCGGCCGACGGCGGGCTCTTCCTCGCCCACAGGCTTTAAATCCTTGAAGCAGATCGATGCCGGACCGCTCAACATCGGCTATGCCGAGGATGGTCCCGCCGATGGACCGGTGGTCCTCCTCCTGCACGGCTGGCCCTACGACATCCACAGCTATGTGGATGTGGCACCCATCCTGGCGGCGGCCGGCTACCGCGTCATCATCCCCCACCTGCGCGGCTATGGCACGACGCGCTTCCTGTCCGCCGCAACGCCGCGCAACGGCCAGCAGGCGGCCATCGCCGCCGACATGATCGCCCTGATGGATGCACTGAAGATAAAGACCGCAATCCTCGCCGGCTACGATTGGGGGGCCAGGACGGCGAACATCATGGCCGCACTCTGGCCGGAGCGCTGCAATGCCATGGTGTCGGTCAGCGGCTATCTGATCGGCAGCCAGGACCTCAACCGGGCGCCTCTGCCTCCCAAGGCGGAGTTGCAATGGTGGTATCAGTATTACTTCGCCACCGACCGCGGCCGCGCCGGTTATGCGAAGTATACGCATGACTTCGCCCGGCTCATCTGGCAACTGGCCTCCCCGAACTGGGCGTTCGACGACGCCACGTTCGAACGCTCCGCGGCCTCCCTCGACAACCCGGACCATGTCGACATCAGTATCCACAACTACCGCTGGCGGCTCGGCCTTGCGGAGGGGAAGGCGCAGTATGACGCACTTGAACGGGCGCTGGCGGCCTTCCCGACCATCAAGGTTCCGACGATCACCATGGAAGGCGGCGCCAACGGCGCGCCGCACCCCTCACCGGACATGTACCGTGCGAAGTTCACCGGCCGGTACGAGCATCGGCTGATCACCGGCGGCATCGGCCACAACCTGCCGCAGGAGGCGCCACTGGCCTTCGCCCAGGCCGTGGTGGACATCGGCAAAGCCTGACCAGGGCTTGACCGCAGAAGTGGCACGGGCCTTCCCGGCTGGATGTCGATAATGCGGATGCCCATGAGTTCGCAGCCGACGCTGGCCAAGAGCCCGAAGCCGCCTGATGGTCACGACTCTTGCTTCGCGGCCCCCTGCCCGAGGGTATGGAGGACAGGGGGCTGCGGCAGGCCGAGCATGGATGCCATGCTGCGGCGATGGCGGACGATGTCGGCCAAGCTATAGTCGTCCAGGACAGCCAGGAAGGCCTGCAATGCCTCATGCAGAGCGCTGCGCAAGTTGCAGGCCGGACTCAGTCGACAAAGAGGCGGGTCCTGAAGCGCGCCCATGCAGTCGACGATGGCCATGTCCTCTTCGGTGTAACGGACAACGTCGCCGATCCGGATCTGCTCGGCCGGACGACCGAGGCGCAGCCCGCCGTTCCGTCCCCTCACGGTTTCGATATAGCCGCCACGCCCGAGATCGTTCGCCACCTTCATCAGGTGGTTTTTTGAAATGCCATACACCTGCGCAACCTCGCTGATGGTCGGCAACCCCTCCTGCCGGACCGCGAGGTACATGAGCAGGCGCAGCGCATAATCCGTATAGCTCGACAAGCGCATCGCCGACCAAACCTGTATAAATTCTACATCAATATAGTCGTGCTTCTTAAAACCTGCAATCGACCGTCCCAGTCCGTCGGGACGGAACGCCGGCAGAAGCCGCGGTTCAATGGGCACCGCCCCCGCCCAAATGGTCGGGCTTCTTCAGGAGCAGGGTCGCGAACAAGGCGACCAGCAGGGCGGCGCCC
The Azospirillum sp. TSA2s DNA segment above includes these coding regions:
- a CDS encoding alpha/beta fold hydrolase, translating into MARKLETETAGTALVDHGRRRFIGTATLAAAAAGLGLGMGRAQAAEPPAARPTAGSSSPTGFKSLKQIDAGPLNIGYAEDGPADGPVVLLLHGWPYDIHSYVDVAPILAAAGYRVIIPHLRGYGTTRFLSAATPRNGQQAAIAADMIALMDALKIKTAILAGYDWGARTANIMAALWPERCNAMVSVSGYLIGSQDLNRAPLPPKAELQWWYQYYFATDRGRAGYAKYTHDFARLIWQLASPNWAFDDATFERSAASLDNPDHVDISIHNYRWRLGLAEGKAQYDALERALAAFPTIKVPTITMEGGANGAPHPSPDMYRAKFTGRYEHRLITGGIGHNLPQEAPLAFAQAVVDIGKA
- a CDS encoding response regulator, with protein sequence MDHIDHVLIVDDDRDIRELVSGYLKRNGLRVTLAADGRQMRSFLERDRVDLIVLDIMMPGDDGLVLCRELRAGRHATTPVLMLTARNDEMDRILGLEMGADDYLAKPFAARELLARIKAILRRARMLPPNLQISEAGQLLSFGTWQLDTVARHLLDQDGTAVALSGAEYRLLRVFLDHPQRVLSRDQLLNLTQGREAELFERSIDLLVSRLRQRLRDDAREPSHIKTVRNEGYVLAMPVEIMRARS
- a CDS encoding Rrf2 family transcriptional regulator, with the translated sequence MRLSSYTDYALRLLMYLAVRQEGLPTISEVAQVYGISKNHLMKVANDLGRGGYIETVRGRNGGLRLGRPAEQIRIGDVVRYTEEDMAIVDCMGALQDPPLCRLSPACNLRSALHEALQAFLAVLDDYSLADIVRHRRSMASMLGLPQPPVLHTLGQGAAKQES
- a CDS encoding ABC-F family ATP-binding cassette domain-containing protein is translated as MASISLSRISWATPDGHSVLTGVELNFGQERTGLIGRNGVGKSTLLKLITGELQPLAGTVRVTGTLGLLKQTVRPGERETVAALFGVTGALALLRRAEAGAASVEELADADWTLAERIAAALARVGLDAGPETRLTELSGGQRTRASLAAAIFAAPDFLLLDEPTNNLDRSGREAVIALLAGWRTGAIVVSHDRELLDRMDAIVELTSLGAARYGGNWTRYRERKATELEAAQQDLAHAEKQAAEVRRKAQRAAERQDRRDAAGSRKAAQGDMPRILLGGRKSNAEASRGAGAKLADRQRAEAQAALASARSRIEIMQDLSVALPPTGVPANRTVLRLDGVTTGHDPENPIIRDLSFTMEGPERVAIVGPNGSGKTTLVTLIAGGIGPMRGTVSVAVDFAMLDQRVGILDPDASILDNFRRLNPGATDNACRAALARFLFRADAALQQVRTLSGGQMLRAGLACALGGPRPPALLILDEPTNHLDVDSVEAMEAGLRSYDGAILLVSHDETFMANIGIERRLRLGSAEGDGP
- a CDS encoding alpha/beta fold hydrolase, whose protein sequence is MLRCKFPPALFGLALSLAAPWSPAAAAPVKSVVIVHGAFADGSGWRKVSDILTAKGYAVSIVQQPLTSLGDDVAATRRVLSLQTGPAVLVGHSYGGMVISEAGNDSHVAALVYVAAFEPDKGESLAKLAESKPVSGAEPGAVKATADGYLYLDPPAFAGAFAADLPAADAAFLAHSQVFAAKDAFTVPAGEPAWKSKPSWALVATADRSINPELELEMARRAGSHVRSVEASHAVYAAKPEAVAALIVEAAEAVSQ
- a CDS encoding HAMP domain-containing sensor histidine kinase, translating into MKGAIRRFHRFLHPPRTLRWRLFLILLTGLVLAHGLSFGALLLERTSAAKAMMLGTLEQDVATSVALLDRLPPEERGRWLAVLERRTYRYELGPGLPGVPDLGSRGAEIARAINGGVGPGFPVAVETIPGDRPHLQAHVTLRDGSPVTIDVTPALIPLAAWLPLLLAGQLMLLVLCTWLAVRQAIRPLARFAKAAETLDPGGKSARLEEDGPSEVAHAATAFNAMRDRIAHYLEERVRILAAISHDLQTPITRMTLRVEMAEDSPEKERLLRDLSQIERLVREGVAYARSAHGDVETPARIDVGSFVESLAFDYQDMDKPVTVRGLSGAVLTTRPHALRRILTNLIDNALKFAGEAEITVTRDGTGRIGIAVRDTGPGIPEHQLTAVLQPFYRLEQSRNRDSGGTGLGLAIAHQLALAIGGSLTLRNRRTGGLCAEVTLG
- a CDS encoding TetR/AcrR family transcriptional regulator translates to MNVDTGGRKPGGRPTREQAAAIDARILDGARAVFCRKGVANSGLEEIAAELGVSKHTLYRRYPNKAALLEAVVGRDVGRFRDALLSAAAGKEGEGALDALRRAAFRYVEIGSSRDYAAFYLSVSAEAAVSPVFRERLASWSRDALEPLVGLVSTAQAAGELRPGDPGSVCGILVDLLEGVNNRLRLGEDAVVEVPSLLRLFEERWAVFTTAFGNG